One Choloepus didactylus isolate mChoDid1 chromosome 8, mChoDid1.pri, whole genome shotgun sequence DNA window includes the following coding sequences:
- the LOC119542891 gene encoding tubulin epsilon and delta complex protein 1-like produces MGRQRLRVDRAAGAGSGTLPEAIAALSRALPCGPSPETFRRAKFDRPEAAPALWQLLFRVLSPISEAGATAPPAPEAQARLVKAALRSEGYPRPALAQLPEDGSPGSRELLLALSWLLARRPLLERLLARTRVRLDDEVAVCKCDDLAFGRANTDLPALGLGSDLHVDIRHVQRLMGKLRFQWRNLVSTQQEQCALLSKIHSYTWGCHSDQSLGHLSATETEVLRDPEGSQQGLQSYRWTRAEHRGWKNRRQNKCAHDVSGGSGCQDGKRKHQEG; encoded by the exons ATGGGGCGCCAGCGGCTCCGGGTGGACCGAGCAGCCGGGGCCGGGTCGGGGACCCTGCCCGAGGCCATCGCCGCGCTGAGTCGAGCGCTGCCCTGCGGGCCCAGCCCCGAGACCTTCCGACGTGCCAAGTTCGACCGCCCGGAGGCGGCCCCCGCGCTCTGGCAGCTGCTCTTCCGGGTGCTCTCCCCGATCTCGGAGGCCGGCGCGACGGCCCCTCCGGCCCCTGAGGCCCAAGCCCGCTTGGTGAAGGCCGCGCTGCGCTCCGAGGGCTACCCGCGGCCGGCGCTGGCCCAGCTCCCCGAGGACGGCTCCCCGGGCAGCCGTGAGCTGCTGCTGGCCCTGTCCTGGCTGCTGGCCCGCCGGCCTCTGCTTGAGCGACTGCTGGCCCGGACCCGAGTGCGGCTGGATGATGAGGTGGCCGTGTGCAAGTGTGACGACCTGGCCTTTGGCAGGGCCAACACTGACCTGCCTGCTCTGGGCTTGGGATCTGATCTCCATGTGGACATCCGCCACGTGCAGCGGTTGATGGGAAAGCTACGGTTCCAGTGGCGAAACCTGGTGTCCACCCAGCAGGAGCAGTGTGCCCTCCTCAGCAAGATCCACTCGTACACATGGGGCTGCCACAGCGACCAGAGCCTTGGCCACCTGTCTGCCACCGAGACGGAGGTGCTCAGGGACCCCGAGGGCAGCCAGCAGGGACTCCAGTCATATC GCTGGACTCGAGCAGAGCACCGGGGCTGGAAGAACAGACGCCAGAACAAATGTGCACACGATGTGTCAGGAGGCAGCGGATGCCAGGATGGAAAACGCAAGCACCAGGAGGGCtga